The Octadecabacter arcticus 238 genome contains a region encoding:
- a CDS encoding Mur ligase family protein encodes MTETDLINLRRLTGANFLMTDVGAAAEATIPDENKALVLSIWRNSARELLDGVGWTQSKIAMRAFDGGATLQVSAPTDALHAATALVDASWCVTHEKLGGRPVDVAAITNGLRQKIADEVSPKEVALADHASAHGLTYLGHDDKISLGLGKGSKVYDIADLPDPDAVDWDSLHDVPVGMVTGTNGKSTTVRLTAAIGAAAGKCVGMSTSDWVRVGGEILDEGDYSGPAGARLALRDPRVDLAIIETARGGLMRRGLPVPTADACLLTNVAADHLGTYGIMDVTALADAKFQLSDAIRPGGLLILNADDPELVKRAAQFSGDITWFGLEFDRAILDIWIMGGGRVAFVEDGQMVLARNGIVEPVLAVADFVPALGGAAKFNVYNALGAICLADALELPINAMAKGLAGFTDTPDENPGRGNYVKVGGLNLLIDFAHNPHGVHALSSAIKSIPAKRRLVIAGQAGDRSDKDTCDMIQAIWTFEPDMVVVAELPDLLRGRQLGEMTTVMVDELKRLGSGHDNIITTDTEYSAVVRAMEWARPGDFLALLVHDDRIETMQLLDKLSKAGWQAGDPLPA; translated from the coding sequence GTGACTGAGACTGACCTTATTAACCTTCGTCGCCTCACTGGTGCCAATTTCCTGATGACAGACGTTGGGGCCGCAGCTGAAGCAACCATACCCGATGAAAACAAGGCATTGGTGCTGTCGATCTGGCGAAATTCAGCCCGTGAATTGCTTGACGGCGTTGGTTGGACACAGAGCAAAATTGCTATGCGTGCGTTTGATGGTGGCGCGACACTGCAGGTGAGCGCGCCGACGGATGCCTTGCATGCGGCGACCGCGCTGGTCGATGCCTCTTGGTGCGTGACGCATGAAAAGCTGGGGGGAAGACCGGTTGATGTCGCGGCGATTACCAATGGTTTGCGTCAAAAAATCGCGGATGAAGTGTCGCCAAAAGAAGTGGCGTTGGCGGACCACGCATCGGCGCATGGCCTGACGTATCTTGGTCATGACGACAAAATTTCGCTCGGATTGGGCAAAGGGTCCAAGGTCTATGATATTGCCGATTTACCGGATCCGGATGCAGTGGATTGGGACAGTTTGCACGACGTCCCCGTTGGAATGGTGACAGGTACGAACGGCAAATCCACCACTGTTCGCCTGACGGCGGCGATCGGTGCGGCGGCGGGTAAATGCGTTGGGATGTCTACCAGTGATTGGGTCCGTGTTGGCGGCGAAATATTGGACGAGGGCGATTATTCAGGCCCCGCAGGTGCGCGCCTTGCGCTGCGAGACCCGCGTGTTGACCTGGCAATCATTGAAACCGCGCGTGGCGGTTTGATGCGACGCGGCTTGCCCGTTCCGACGGCAGACGCCTGTTTGCTGACCAACGTAGCGGCCGATCATTTGGGAACCTATGGCATCATGGATGTCACAGCTTTGGCGGACGCAAAGTTTCAATTGTCCGATGCAATCCGCCCCGGTGGGCTATTGATTTTGAACGCCGATGACCCTGAGCTGGTCAAGAGAGCAGCGCAGTTTTCGGGCGACATCACCTGGTTCGGGCTTGAATTTGATCGCGCTATTTTGGACATCTGGATCATGGGCGGCGGTCGTGTGGCATTCGTTGAAGATGGGCAGATGGTTCTCGCGCGCAACGGCATTGTCGAACCTGTTTTGGCTGTGGCGGATTTTGTGCCGGCCTTGGGCGGTGCTGCAAAATTCAATGTTTACAATGCATTGGGTGCAATTTGTCTTGCCGATGCATTGGAATTGCCGATTAATGCAATGGCGAAGGGTCTGGCAGGCTTTACCGACACACCGGACGAAAATCCGGGGCGCGGTAATTATGTGAAGGTTGGCGGCCTTAACCTTTTGATTGATTTCGCCCACAATCCGCACGGGGTTCACGCCTTGTCATCTGCCATTAAATCAATTCCCGCAAAGCGGCGTTTGGTGATTGCCGGACAAGCGGGGGATCGCAGCGACAAAGACACCTGCGACATGATCCAAGCGATATGGACCTTTGAACCGGATATGGTGGTCGTGGCGGAACTTCCAGATTTGCTGCGGGGTCGTCAGCTCGGTGAAATGACCACAGTGATGGTAGACGAGCTCAAGCGACTGGGGTCTGGCCACGACAACATCATCACCACCGACACCGAATATTCGGCAGTCGTCAGGGCGATGGAATGGGCACGCCCAGGCGATTTTCTTGCGCTGTTGGTGCATGATGACCGCATTGAAACGATGCAGCTGCTCGACAAATTATCCAAAGCGGGCTGGCAAGCCGGCGATCCTTTACCGGCCTAG
- a CDS encoding isoaspartyl peptidase/L-asparaginase family protein — protein MTYALVLHGGAGARLGVDYTVQKEHMRQLITAGQGMLVDGQSALDVVAWAIEEMEASGLYVAGKGSAPNSLGGFELDASIMHGPERRAGAVAAIEGIISPIRAAKVVLDDGRHVMLAGAGAQMAARAAGLAEVDDADTYYSEHVSHGSNEEANHGTVGAVALDIHGELAAGTSTGGTFGKRVGRVGDTPIIGSGTWADDTVAVSCTGLGEAFMRANAAYDVSARMRYGKVKLMQACHAVLDDVARFGGDGGLIAIDAAGHIAMPYNSDGMKRAAVSNSMNPVVQVFEPEP, from the coding sequence ATGACATACGCATTGGTACTTCACGGTGGCGCTGGCGCGAGATTGGGCGTGGATTACACAGTTCAAAAAGAACATATGCGACAGCTGATCACCGCAGGGCAGGGGATGCTTGTGGACGGGCAGTCGGCCTTGGACGTTGTTGCTTGGGCTATTGAGGAGATGGAGGCGTCAGGGTTGTATGTCGCAGGCAAAGGATCAGCACCGAATTCGCTGGGCGGATTTGAATTGGATGCGTCGATCATGCATGGACCGGAACGGCGCGCAGGTGCCGTCGCCGCAATTGAGGGCATCATAAGCCCCATTCGCGCGGCCAAGGTCGTGCTGGATGACGGGCGCCACGTTATGTTGGCGGGCGCTGGTGCGCAGATGGCGGCTCGGGCTGCTGGGCTGGCGGAAGTTGACGACGCTGATACCTACTATTCAGAACATGTGTCGCATGGGTCCAACGAGGAGGCCAATCACGGCACCGTTGGGGCTGTTGCACTTGATATTCATGGTGAATTGGCGGCTGGCACGTCTACGGGGGGCACCTTTGGTAAGCGCGTTGGTCGTGTCGGCGATACGCCGATTATCGGATCAGGTACATGGGCTGATGACACGGTCGCGGTGTCGTGCACGGGTCTGGGCGAAGCGTTCATGCGCGCAAACGCTGCTTACGACGTGTCCGCGCGTATGCGCTACGGCAAGGTCAAGTTGATGCAAGCGTGTCACGCTGTGCTGGACGACGTTGCGCGATTTGGCGGCGATGGTGGGCTGATTGCGATTGATGCTGCCGGACATATCGCGATGCCCTATAACAGCGACGGCATGAAACGCGCCGCTGTTTCCAACTCCATGAACCCTGTCGTGCAGGTGTTTGAACCTGAACCCTAG
- a CDS encoding NAD(P)/FAD-dependent oxidoreductase, whose protein sequence is MTDKPIIVIGAGICGVSTAIWLQRSGHSVLLMDKGLPGMGASYGNAGLLAQWAIAPVTSPSLWREAPKYLLDPNSPLFMKWSYFPRLLPWLGKFLSHATDAATRRIVASQIPLICDAVDQHKSLVRGTDLEGWVSDSKFSYAYKSKAHFDADAYTWGLKKSAGFEPTLVTGGAVQECEPILGPAVQCLAVLEGQGHIVNPGQYITELTKYFTKKGGKFIQAEVRDLHKIDGRISHIETDKGSFECSRAVITAGIWSKDLMKKIGLKVPLEAERGYHVIFENPSEIPRNPMMIAAGKFAVNPMDIGLRCAGTVELGDHHAGPSAAPIKLLMRHAKEVFPNLTYSGTQEWMGFRPSTPDSLPLIGELGNSGIYTGFGHQHIGLTAGPKTGRLIAQMIDGNTPNIDMSPYAPERYVV, encoded by the coding sequence ATGACCGACAAACCCATCATCGTGATCGGCGCAGGGATCTGTGGCGTATCCACCGCAATTTGGCTGCAACGATCCGGTCATTCGGTACTTCTTATGGACAAGGGGCTGCCGGGTATGGGGGCGTCTTACGGAAACGCAGGCCTGTTGGCGCAATGGGCAATTGCACCAGTGACGTCGCCATCGTTGTGGCGGGAGGCTCCGAAGTACTTGCTGGATCCAAACAGCCCCCTTTTCATGAAATGGTCCTATTTTCCAAGACTTCTGCCATGGCTTGGCAAGTTTTTGTCGCATGCAACCGATGCCGCGACCCGACGCATCGTCGCAAGCCAGATACCCCTCATTTGCGATGCGGTGGATCAGCACAAATCACTCGTGCGCGGTACTGATCTGGAAGGCTGGGTGTCTGACAGCAAGTTTAGCTATGCGTATAAATCCAAAGCGCATTTTGATGCTGATGCCTACACGTGGGGCCTGAAAAAATCCGCTGGTTTTGAACCCACGCTTGTGACAGGCGGTGCCGTGCAGGAATGTGAACCAATCTTGGGGCCCGCTGTTCAGTGTTTGGCAGTTCTAGAAGGCCAAGGCCATATCGTGAACCCGGGTCAATACATCACCGAGTTGACCAAATATTTCACTAAGAAGGGTGGCAAATTCATTCAGGCAGAGGTCCGCGATCTGCACAAAATAGATGGACGCATTTCCCATATTGAGACTGACAAAGGGTCATTCGAGTGTAGCCGGGCCGTGATAACGGCTGGCATCTGGTCAAAGGACTTGATGAAAAAGATTGGCTTAAAAGTACCGCTGGAAGCTGAGCGCGGCTATCATGTTATATTTGAGAACCCGTCAGAAATACCACGCAATCCGATGATGATTGCCGCTGGCAAATTTGCGGTAAATCCAATGGATATCGGCTTGCGATGCGCCGGCACTGTTGAACTTGGGGACCATCACGCAGGCCCAAGTGCCGCACCAATCAAGCTGCTCATGCGGCATGCGAAAGAGGTTTTTCCCAACCTCACCTATTCGGGAACTCAAGAATGGATGGGATTTCGCCCATCCACACCGGACAGCCTCCCGTTGATCGGCGAGCTAGGGAATTCAGGAATTTACACTGGATTTGGCCATCAACACATCGGTTTAACGGCTGGGCCTAAAACCGGTCGCCTCATCGCACAGATGATCGACGGCAATACGCCAAACATCGATATGTCACCGTACGCACCGGAAAGGTACGTTGTGTAA